One Natrinema longum genomic window carries:
- a CDS encoding endonuclease V: protein MSQPRPDLAPDADLSRAEMESLQREIADAAVFEDDVSFDPTTLSNPLEATASGGEPPVVVGIDQSFLTNDEGEQDRALSAVVATCGGEVIERVSAITPLEIPYVPGFLSFREGAPILAALAKLSVDPDLLLFDGSGRIHFRQAGIATHIGVVRDVPSVGVAKSLLCGTPVEDTDELPAGTKIAIESNARVDAPDGTLLGYAVQTRQYDSPNRYINPLYVSPGHRVGPETAADIVLALASSYKLPEPVRLADRYADDAKPGLGG, encoded by the coding sequence ATGAGTCAGCCCCGCCCAGATCTCGCACCCGACGCCGATCTCTCGCGCGCGGAGATGGAGTCCCTCCAGCGCGAGATCGCCGACGCCGCCGTCTTCGAGGACGACGTTTCGTTCGACCCGACGACTCTTTCCAATCCGCTCGAGGCGACCGCGAGCGGGGGCGAACCGCCGGTCGTCGTCGGTATCGACCAGTCGTTTCTCACGAACGACGAGGGCGAGCAAGACCGCGCCCTGAGCGCCGTCGTCGCGACGTGCGGCGGCGAGGTGATCGAGCGCGTCTCCGCTATAACGCCCCTCGAGATCCCCTACGTTCCCGGCTTCCTCTCCTTTCGTGAAGGCGCGCCGATCCTCGCGGCGCTCGCGAAGCTGTCGGTCGATCCCGACCTGCTCCTGTTCGACGGCAGCGGTCGGATTCACTTCCGGCAGGCCGGCATCGCGACGCACATCGGCGTGGTCAGGGACGTCCCCAGCGTCGGCGTCGCCAAGAGCCTGCTCTGTGGAACTCCCGTCGAAGACACCGACGAGCTGCCGGCGGGAACGAAAATCGCGATCGAATCGAACGCGCGAGTCGATGCACCCGACGGAACCCTGCTTGGCTACGCCGTCCAGACGCGTCAGTACGACTCTCCCAATCGGTACATCAATCCCCTCTACGTCAGCCCGGGCCACCGCGTCGGCCCCGAGACGGCAGCCGATATCGTCCTCGCGCTCGCCTCGTCGTACAAACTCCCGGAGCCGGTTCGGCTCGCGGATCGGTACGCCGACGACGCCAAACCCGGTCTCGGCGGGTAG
- a CDS encoding rhomboid family intramembrane serine protease: protein MAKCDVCGKDENMPYNCRHCGGTYCGDHRLPENHDCSGLQNWNDPQGVFDSGFDESVNGGGQSRASSLADKVPINTGTGGPLAYFRGNATYTFLALMWLTFFSQILVDAIFGPELVQTLFVLRPYYPQYVWTWFTSIFAHGGFMHIVFNSIVIFFFGPLVERYVGSRNFAVLFLVSGALAGLGQISIQILQSSTITPFTQGVVGASGAALALLGVLTILNPDLKVYIYFILPVPIWVLTGGYAVYSIFFVSTGGGGNVAHMAHLVGLVIGLAYGQYVKQNQNVHAPNRLEFGGGGPGGPGGPGGPGRGRF from the coding sequence ATGGCCAAGTGCGACGTGTGTGGGAAGGACGAAAACATGCCGTACAACTGTCGGCACTGCGGTGGGACCTACTGTGGCGACCACCGACTCCCCGAGAACCACGACTGTTCGGGGTTGCAAAACTGGAACGACCCCCAGGGTGTCTTCGACAGCGGCTTCGACGAGAGCGTCAACGGCGGGGGCCAGTCGCGGGCCTCGAGTCTCGCCGACAAAGTGCCGATCAATACCGGCACCGGTGGGCCGTTAGCGTACTTCCGTGGGAACGCGACCTACACGTTCCTCGCGTTGATGTGGCTCACGTTCTTCAGTCAAATCCTCGTCGATGCCATCTTCGGACCCGAGCTGGTGCAGACTCTGTTCGTCCTGCGGCCCTACTATCCGCAGTACGTCTGGACGTGGTTCACCTCGATCTTCGCACACGGCGGATTCATGCACATCGTCTTCAACAGCATCGTGATATTCTTCTTCGGCCCGCTCGTCGAGCGGTACGTCGGGTCGCGGAACTTCGCGGTTCTTTTCCTCGTGAGCGGTGCGCTTGCGGGCCTCGGTCAGATCAGTATCCAGATTCTACAATCCAGTACGATCACGCCGTTCACACAGGGTGTCGTCGGAGCGAGCGGTGCTGCACTCGCGCTCCTGGGCGTTCTAACGATCCTCAATCCCGATCTCAAGGTGTACATCTACTTCATTCTCCCCGTTCCGATCTGGGTCCTCACGGGAGGATACGCAGTGTACAGTATTTTCTTCGTCAGCACCGGCGGCGGCGGCAACGTCGCACACATGGCCCACCTGGTCGGCCTCGTGATCGGCCTCGCCTACGGACAGTACGTCAAACAGAACCAAAACGTCCACGCGCCGAACCGCCTCGAGTTCGGCGGCGGCGGGCCCGGCGGCCCCGGCGGTCCGGGTGGACCCGGACGCGGCCGGTTCTGA
- a CDS encoding 4Fe-4S ferredoxin N-terminal domain-containing protein, whose amino-acid sequence MNSDDEPPADEEPFHPLGGAWQDDLEELLDETEYDTELGMEMGKDAMRVTKGELSEEEFHEKYHDDVLAEFGEDERPIASPDDAESEAEGIGSTLLGLARGEESRREMLKKAGAGVGFASLGWGAVDQQEPEPAVEDAGEVEDADEGTQWGMTIDLEHCDGCLSCVTACNQEHNWDEGANWMYVLAFEDGNVESPEPDDFGSVHDFNYLVRPCQHCTDAPCEKVCPTTARHTRDEGGLVLTDYEVCIGCRYCQVACPYGVNYFQWDEPDVDREELDSEGIYDERGRPVSRRAPRGVMSKCVFDPARQDGNMGEGLIGTSACEQACPPNVIQFGDKNNPASDPQRYETNPARARTVINLFTELPSPNSVESSLEGVDANLDAVIDAVDGLTETLIALATAVKITQTDYERDAPPGDSLPDKEETVLSVVSAIEGSGVDLESEDVLSRLGLTVEGFEGPSQDVDVSDREDVAQERLEDYVDAPEEEFELLADIGTNPNVTYLGNAPGPEAHQVPGPTSYEDVGMVDRRQNVLDDETVGLGLRDE is encoded by the coding sequence ATGAATTCGGACGACGAGCCGCCGGCAGACGAGGAGCCGTTTCACCCGCTCGGTGGGGCGTGGCAGGACGATCTCGAGGAGTTGCTCGACGAGACGGAGTACGATACGGAACTCGGGATGGAGATGGGGAAAGACGCCATGCGGGTCACGAAAGGGGAACTCTCGGAGGAGGAGTTCCACGAGAAGTATCACGACGACGTGCTGGCGGAGTTCGGCGAGGACGAACGCCCGATCGCCAGCCCGGACGACGCCGAAAGCGAGGCGGAGGGGATCGGATCGACGCTCCTGGGACTCGCCCGCGGCGAGGAGTCCCGCCGCGAAATGCTCAAAAAGGCGGGAGCCGGTGTGGGATTCGCGAGTCTCGGCTGGGGTGCGGTCGATCAGCAGGAGCCAGAGCCTGCCGTCGAGGACGCGGGCGAGGTCGAGGACGCGGACGAAGGGACCCAGTGGGGGATGACGATCGACCTCGAGCACTGCGACGGCTGTCTCTCCTGTGTGACTGCCTGCAATCAGGAACACAACTGGGACGAGGGAGCGAACTGGATGTACGTTCTGGCCTTCGAGGACGGCAACGTCGAGTCACCCGAGCCCGACGATTTCGGGAGCGTTCACGACTTCAATTACCTCGTCCGGCCGTGCCAGCACTGTACCGACGCACCGTGTGAAAAAGTGTGTCCGACGACGGCCCGCCACACTCGGGACGAGGGCGGCCTCGTGTTGACCGACTACGAGGTCTGTATCGGCTGTCGGTACTGCCAGGTGGCCTGTCCCTACGGAGTCAACTACTTTCAGTGGGACGAACCCGACGTCGACCGGGAGGAACTGGACTCGGAGGGAATCTACGACGAGCGCGGACGGCCGGTCAGTCGCCGCGCTCCCCGGGGCGTCATGTCGAAGTGCGTCTTCGATCCGGCCCGTCAGGACGGCAACATGGGCGAGGGACTGATCGGCACGAGCGCCTGTGAACAGGCCTGCCCGCCGAACGTGATCCAGTTCGGCGACAAGAACAATCCCGCGAGTGACCCCCAGCGATACGAGACCAATCCGGCCAGGGCACGAACGGTGATCAATCTGTTTACGGAACTTCCGTCGCCGAATTCGGTCGAATCGTCACTCGAGGGCGTCGACGCGAATCTGGACGCAGTCATCGATGCCGTCGACGGTCTCACGGAAACCTTGATCGCCCTCGCGACGGCCGTCAAAATCACGCAGACGGACTACGAACGGGACGCGCCACCAGGAGATAGCCTCCCGGACAAGGAGGAGACGGTGCTCTCGGTCGTGAGCGCGATCGAAGGGAGCGGCGTCGACCTCGAGAGCGAAGATGTCCTCTCCCGGCTCGGGCTGACGGTCGAGGGGTTCGAAGGACCGAGCCAGGACGTCGACGTCTCCGATCGGGAAGACGTCGCCCAGGAACGACTCGAGGATTACGTCGACGCGCCCGAAGAGGAGTTCGAACTCCTCGCGGACATCGGCACGAATCCCAACGTTACCTACCTCGGAAACGCGCCGGGTCCCGAAGCCCACCAGGTTCCCGGACCGACGTCCTACGAAGACGTCGGGATGGTCGATCGGCGACAGAACGTTCTCGACGACGAAACCGTCGGTCTCGGACTCCGGGACGAGTAG
- a CDS encoding SDR family oxidoreductase, with product MATAEDVEGTADDGLDGTVVEDERDRDATTTVDSDRYTRKQSVLITGCSSGIGRATARAFLEEEWQVFATARNVDDIEALEEAGCETLALDVTDPEEVARAVEETVDIAGAIDCVVNNAGYAQMGALEDIATVDLHRQFDVNVYGPHRLTRAALPHMRAQGEGRIVNVSSVAGRVSLPGSGAYSGSKHALEAMSDSLRTEVDEFGIDVVLVEPGPVETGFTERVDEELPDEERTPAYESLYELYDDAQLIGGGSGGPFASEPDDVADAILESATARDPPARYPVGPFAQYGLYARYLPDRLRDSVYGLLRKLV from the coding sequence ATGGCCACCGCTGAGGACGTCGAAGGGACAGCCGATGACGGGCTGGACGGAACCGTCGTCGAAGACGAACGCGATCGCGACGCCACCACGACGGTCGATAGCGACCGCTACACGCGAAAGCAATCGGTGCTCATCACGGGTTGCTCGTCGGGTATCGGCCGTGCAACCGCCCGTGCCTTCCTCGAGGAGGAGTGGCAAGTGTTCGCGACGGCACGAAACGTCGACGATATCGAAGCCCTCGAGGAGGCCGGCTGTGAGACGCTCGCGCTCGACGTCACCGACCCCGAGGAGGTCGCACGGGCGGTCGAGGAAACGGTCGATATCGCCGGTGCGATCGACTGTGTCGTCAACAACGCCGGCTACGCCCAGATGGGTGCGCTCGAGGACATCGCGACGGTCGATCTCCACCGACAGTTCGACGTCAACGTCTACGGTCCCCACCGACTGACCCGCGCGGCGTTACCGCATATGCGCGCACAGGGTGAGGGCCGGATCGTCAACGTCTCGAGCGTCGCCGGGCGGGTCTCCCTTCCCGGATCGGGCGCGTACTCCGGGTCGAAACACGCTCTCGAGGCGATGAGCGACTCGCTGCGGACGGAAGTCGACGAGTTCGGTATCGACGTCGTCCTCGTCGAACCCGGCCCGGTCGAGACGGGGTTCACCGAGCGCGTCGACGAGGAGCTTCCCGACGAGGAACGAACGCCCGCCTACGAGTCGCTGTACGAACTCTACGACGACGCCCAGCTGATCGGCGGCGGGAGCGGCGGTCCCTTCGCCTCCGAACCGGACGACGTCGCCGATGCCATCCTCGAGTCGGCCACCGCCCGCGATCCGCCGGCGCGGTATCCGGTCGGTCCGTTCGCCCAGTACGGGCTGTACGCCCGGTATCTGCCCGATCGGCTGCGGGATTCGGTCTACGGGCTGTTGCGAAAACTGGTCTGA
- a CDS encoding CPBP family intramembrane glutamic endopeptidase → MTGSKPIELAAVVVAGWIVLEVALRRGLVSAAGAVGVDPLLADYLVLAIGFPLVAAILSWYALRQGQPREAWDWNWNLRALGVGLLAAVVGYGLSVGAGQLDTALFGLGDASGAIGESLTDAFEATPALALLFLVGNGIVVPISEEQVWRGIVQTELVDDWGVPAGIGVTAVLFALKHVLVDLSVIRLTTLLTLGLVFGVVRHRWGTASSTVTHVLINTVSSASLVALALL, encoded by the coding sequence ATGACCGGATCGAAACCGATCGAACTCGCTGCGGTCGTCGTCGCCGGCTGGATCGTCCTCGAGGTCGCGTTGCGTCGCGGACTCGTTTCGGCTGCTGGGGCGGTCGGAGTCGACCCGCTGCTGGCTGATTATCTGGTTCTCGCGATCGGATTCCCGCTCGTCGCGGCGATCCTCAGCTGGTACGCACTCCGGCAGGGACAGCCCCGCGAAGCGTGGGACTGGAACTGGAACCTGCGGGCCCTCGGAGTGGGCCTCCTCGCTGCGGTCGTCGGGTACGGGTTGTCCGTTGGCGCTGGGCAACTCGATACGGCACTGTTCGGCCTCGGGGACGCGAGTGGGGCTATCGGCGAGAGCCTGACGGACGCGTTCGAAGCCACACCTGCGCTCGCGCTCCTCTTTCTCGTCGGGAACGGAATCGTCGTTCCAATCTCGGAGGAGCAAGTCTGGCGGGGAATCGTTCAGACGGAACTCGTCGACGACTGGGGGGTTCCCGCTGGGATCGGGGTGACGGCGGTCCTCTTCGCCCTCAAACACGTGCTCGTCGATCTGTCGGTGATCCGGCTGACGACGCTGCTGACGCTCGGACTCGTCTTCGGTGTCGTCCGTCACCGATGGGGCACTGCGAGCAGTACGGTGACGCACGTTCTGATCAACACCGTCTCCTCGGCCAGTCTCGTCGCTCTGGCGCTTCTCTGA
- a CDS encoding (R)-citramalate synthase yields MPVTHSPEQTIASDRTVRLLDTTLRDGEQAPGVSLSPDEKVEIARSLERAGVSVIEAGSACTGAGERQAISRVTDLDLDARVTSFCRGMKGDIDLALECDVDGVHIVVPSSDRHIEGKVGTSREDNLEQTAELVAYAKDHDLWVEVIGEDGSRADLDYLEELAETSLEAGADRFCFADTVGHTGPEHTHEAVSRLADIGPVSAHTHDDLGLGVTNALAAVSAGADLVHCTVDGLGERAGNVALEEVAIALSHVYDVETLELEELYELAQTVSRATGVQLPPNKAVIGENAFTHESGIHTDGTLKDDKMYEPYAPETVGRERRLALGKHTGRAGVKATLEEHGVEADDDEIAAIADRVTELGDRGRRVTDADLLAIAEDVTGEDRDRVVDLLDLTATSGGAVPTASIRLAVDGEERVASGTGSGPVDAAVSAVREALGSMADAELESYHVDAVTGGTDAVVTVEVTMGRNDRSVTVARSEADITRASVTAMVDALDRLLAADQQPLAPADD; encoded by the coding sequence TTGCCTGTAACTCACTCCCCCGAACAGACGATCGCATCGGATCGGACAGTGCGCCTTCTCGACACGACGCTTCGTGACGGCGAACAAGCGCCGGGTGTCTCGCTTTCACCCGACGAAAAGGTCGAGATCGCTCGGTCGCTCGAGCGTGCCGGCGTCTCCGTCATCGAGGCCGGCAGCGCCTGTACGGGCGCGGGTGAGCGACAGGCGATCTCGCGGGTGACCGACCTCGATCTCGACGCCCGCGTCACGAGCTTCTGTCGCGGGATGAAAGGCGACATCGACCTCGCGCTCGAGTGTGACGTCGACGGGGTCCACATCGTGGTACCCTCCAGCGACCGTCACATCGAAGGGAAGGTCGGTACCTCCCGCGAGGACAACCTCGAGCAAACCGCCGAACTCGTCGCCTATGCCAAAGACCACGACCTCTGGGTCGAGGTCATCGGCGAGGACGGCTCGCGGGCCGACCTCGACTACCTCGAGGAGTTGGCCGAAACGTCCCTCGAGGCGGGCGCGGATCGGTTCTGTTTCGCCGATACCGTCGGCCACACGGGGCCCGAACACACCCACGAGGCGGTCTCCCGGCTCGCCGACATCGGGCCGGTCAGTGCCCACACCCACGACGATCTCGGGCTGGGCGTGACCAACGCGCTCGCGGCCGTCTCGGCGGGGGCCGACCTCGTCCACTGTACGGTCGACGGGCTCGGCGAACGCGCCGGCAACGTCGCCTTAGAGGAGGTCGCGATCGCCCTCTCGCACGTCTACGACGTCGAGACGCTCGAACTCGAGGAGCTGTACGAACTCGCACAGACCGTCTCTCGAGCGACGGGCGTCCAGCTCCCGCCGAACAAGGCGGTCATCGGCGAGAACGCCTTCACCCACGAGAGCGGGATCCACACCGACGGGACGCTCAAAGACGACAAGATGTACGAGCCCTACGCGCCCGAAACCGTCGGCCGCGAACGTCGACTCGCACTGGGCAAACACACCGGTCGTGCGGGCGTCAAAGCAACGCTCGAGGAACACGGCGTCGAGGCCGACGACGACGAGATCGCGGCGATCGCCGACCGGGTGACCGAACTCGGCGACCGTGGCCGCAGAGTGACGGACGCCGATCTGCTGGCCATCGCCGAGGACGTCACCGGCGAGGACCGCGACCGCGTCGTCGACCTGCTCGATCTCACCGCGACCAGCGGGGGTGCCGTCCCCACTGCGAGCATCCGGCTGGCCGTCGACGGCGAGGAACGCGTCGCCAGCGGGACCGGCTCGGGCCCCGTCGACGCCGCCGTCTCCGCCGTCCGCGAGGCGCTGGGGTCGATGGCCGACGCCGAACTCGAGTCCTACCACGTCGACGCGGTCACGGGCGGCACCGACGCCGTCGTCACCGTCGAGGTGACGATGGGTCGCAACGACCGCTCGGTGACGGTCGCCCGCAGCGAGGCCGACATCACTCGCGCGAGCGTCACGGCGATGGTCGACGCGCTCGATCGACTGCTCGCGGCCGACCAGCAACCGCTCGCGCCGGCCGACGACTGA
- a CDS encoding DUF7097 family protein: MEKTPQGTPVGVDDPYEFAGLCDHLTGEGQCRYAFEHYQQDPQFATERADDDYACPVVDPETDWSWADCPHFRSRNRDRECVRCGLAEKRMAHDDERPLLEEHHLSYERDGETLSHEITIYLCRWCHAKVHNSWARITDDAPPDPDAIAALEERRSQERSELGFESAAERYDDPDR, from the coding sequence ATGGAGAAAACGCCACAGGGAACCCCAGTCGGCGTCGACGACCCCTACGAGTTCGCGGGCCTCTGTGACCATCTCACCGGCGAGGGCCAGTGCCGATACGCCTTCGAACACTACCAACAGGACCCACAGTTCGCCACCGAGCGCGCGGACGACGACTACGCGTGCCCCGTCGTCGATCCCGAAACCGACTGGTCGTGGGCCGACTGTCCCCACTTCCGCTCGCGCAACCGCGACCGGGAGTGCGTTCGCTGTGGCCTCGCCGAAAAGCGGATGGCCCACGACGATGAGCGGCCGCTGCTCGAGGAACACCACCTCTCCTACGAACGCGACGGCGAGACGCTGTCCCACGAGATCACGATCTACCTCTGTCGATGGTGTCACGCGAAAGTCCACAACTCGTGGGCGCGGATCACCGACGACGCGCCACCGGATCCCGACGCGATCGCGGCACTCGAGGAGCGGCGGAGCCAGGAACGATCGGAACTGGGGTTCGAATCCGCGGCCGAGCGATACGACGACCCCGACCGGTGA
- a CDS encoding cytochrome oxidase assembly protein produces the protein MSYDNHTPTSRLRSVIDRVGFPHLLTATLALVAATILLGIAAKATGSGLACEANWPQCDAGPYNLLPGSLPSFYEWFHRFVAMFAGFAIIGSALAAWRLPDVDRRVAGLLVLGMVLTPVQVALGRETVQQYTIDILSLHFWTAVLIFTLFLVATVLVWAPRLTGTHVIGALALGIVALPAHVVLSPVIGSELSSYSPTMQMTQYGVTLVLLGAAIVAAMIGRRRFTGRVLVPLLAAPPLVVGVLFFGRQAINPALETPYLVAAAALLVTFVAGIVLARGADATRDTETPLSP, from the coding sequence GTGTCGTACGATAATCACACACCAACCTCGAGGCTTCGGTCGGTGATCGATCGGGTCGGCTTTCCACACCTGCTGACCGCAACGCTCGCCCTGGTCGCCGCGACGATCCTGCTGGGTATCGCGGCGAAGGCGACGGGGTCCGGGCTGGCCTGTGAGGCCAACTGGCCCCAGTGTGACGCCGGTCCGTACAACCTGTTGCCGGGAAGCCTTCCGAGTTTCTACGAGTGGTTCCACCGGTTCGTCGCGATGTTCGCCGGCTTCGCCATCATCGGCTCCGCGCTCGCAGCCTGGCGGCTCCCCGACGTCGACCGGCGGGTGGCCGGACTGCTCGTCCTCGGGATGGTCCTGACGCCGGTGCAGGTCGCTCTCGGCCGCGAAACCGTCCAGCAGTACACGATCGATATCCTCTCGTTGCACTTCTGGACGGCCGTGCTCATCTTTACGCTGTTCCTCGTCGCCACCGTACTGGTCTGGGCACCGCGGCTGACTGGAACACACGTCATCGGGGCGCTCGCGCTCGGAATCGTGGCACTGCCTGCACACGTCGTGTTGAGTCCGGTCATCGGTTCCGAACTCTCGAGTTATTCGCCGACGATGCAGATGACCCAGTACGGCGTGACGCTCGTCCTGTTGGGTGCAGCTATCGTCGCCGCGATGATCGGCCGGCGTCGGTTTACCGGCCGTGTCCTCGTCCCGCTGCTCGCGGCACCACCGCTCGTGGTCGGCGTCCTCTTTTTCGGCCGGCAGGCGATCAATCCCGCACTCGAGACGCCGTATCTCGTCGCTGCGGCCGCGCTCCTCGTCACGTTCGTCGCCGGCATCGTCCTCGCTCGCGGTGCCGATGCCACGCGTGACACGGAGACTCCGCTCTCGCCGTAA
- a CDS encoding DUF192 domain-containing protein, with translation MRLVHEPATDGDSGARRSHETLASTVDIADSIVSQTRGLMFRRSLPDEYALAFRFESTRTRDLHTLFVFVPIDAVWVVDGVVQRVETLRPWRGFAREKADLIVELPAGTAADVEPGDRLRLEDG, from the coding sequence GTGCGACTCGTCCACGAACCCGCTACGGATGGCGATTCAGGTGCCCGACGGAGCCACGAGACGCTGGCATCGACCGTCGACATCGCGGATTCGATCGTGAGTCAGACGCGGGGGCTCATGTTTCGTCGCTCCCTGCCGGACGAGTACGCGTTGGCTTTCCGGTTCGAATCGACCAGAACCCGCGACCTCCACACCCTGTTCGTGTTCGTCCCCATCGACGCGGTCTGGGTCGTCGACGGCGTCGTCCAGCGGGTCGAAACCCTTCGTCCGTGGCGGGGATTCGCCCGCGAGAAGGCCGACCTGATCGTCGAACTTCCCGCCGGCACCGCGGCCGACGTCGAACCCGGCGATCGACTGCGTCTCGAGGACGGCTGA
- a CDS encoding DUF5788 family protein — protein sequence MQEYERKQLLERVEREGATVGADIPETIEIQGEEIDLRTFVFEIKRRETVPAGERERVEQAKRNLRRERLERLERIEEGTISREKGEELAGSIIGIDRALNALENLGPTDLEREQQVQQAQDRKRWMSFLKKALGQEDDASARRGR from the coding sequence GTGCAGGAGTACGAGCGCAAGCAACTGCTCGAGCGCGTCGAGCGCGAGGGCGCGACCGTCGGCGCGGACATCCCGGAGACGATCGAGATTCAAGGCGAGGAGATCGACCTCCGGACGTTCGTCTTCGAGATCAAGCGCCGCGAGACGGTGCCCGCCGGCGAACGCGAGCGCGTCGAGCAGGCCAAGCGGAACCTACGCCGGGAGCGCCTCGAGCGACTCGAGCGGATCGAGGAGGGGACGATCAGTCGCGAGAAAGGCGAGGAACTCGCCGGGAGCATCATCGGGATCGATCGAGCGCTGAACGCCCTCGAGAACCTGGGGCCGACGGACTTGGAACGCGAGCAACAGGTCCAGCAGGCACAGGATCGCAAACGCTGGATGTCCTTCCTGAAGAAGGCGCTGGGCCAGGAGGACGACGCCAGCGCACGGAGGGGACGATGA